The DNA sequence GGGGACGCGGCCGGGATACCTCCCGAAAAAGGCGACGATTCCGTAGAGGATCGAAAGCGGGTGCGGCGGGCACCCGGGGATGTAGAGGTCGACCGGGACCGTTCCGCCGACGCCGTCCTCCACGGCGTGCGACCCGCGGAAGATCCCGCCGCTGGCGGCGCACGCGCCGATCGCGATGACGATCCGCGGCTCCGCGACGGCCTCGTACGTCTTGACCAGCCCTTCCTTCATGTTCTTCGTGACCGGCCCCGTGACGAGGATCCCGTCCGCGTGGCGCGGGGAGGCCACGAAGTCGATCCCGAACCGCTGGAAGTCGAAATTCGGGTTCCCCGCGGCCTGCGCCTCGAGGTCGCACCCGTTGCAGCCGCCCGCGGACACTTCCCGCAGGTGGAGCGACCGCCCGAGGAGGGAGCGCAGCTTCTTCGCGGCGACGGCAGGCGCGTGCGGCGTCCTTCCGATGACCAGCTCCTCCCGAGTGCCGAACGGCAGGTGCGGGTCCGGTGTGAAGCGGATGCCTTTCCCCCCGCACGCCTCCTCGCAATACCCGCAGAACACGCATCTGCCGAGGTCGAGGGTCCTTTTCCCCGCGTCGACCGCCCCCGTCGGGCAAACCATCGCGCCGATTTCCGCCGCATCGCCGGAGAAGAACTCCTCCCCGAGCCGGGGCGCGCCCCGATATCTTTCCGGAAGCCCCTCCGGAGGCAGCCCCAATGCCGTGTTCCCCACCCTGAATCTTCCGGTGAACGCCTCCAGCATTTTCCCGCCTCCCCGGCCCTGCCCTAAAGGTCCGCGCCCGAATACGACAGGTTGAAGCTCTTGTTGCACAGTGGAAAATCGGAGATGACGTTTTCCCGCACCGCGAAGGCGAGCCCCGGCCAGTTGTGGAACGACGGGT is a window from the Thermodesulfobacteriota bacterium genome containing:
- the nuoB gene encoding NADH-quinone oxidoreductase subunit NuoB — its product is MLEAFTGRFRVGNTALGLPPEGLPERYRGAPRLGEEFFSGDAAEIGAMVCPTGAVDAGKRTLDLGRCVFCGYCEEACGGKGIRFTPDPHLPFGTREELVIGRTPHAPAVAAKKLRSLLGRSLHLREVSAGGCNGCDLEAQAAGNPNFDFQRFGIDFVASPRHADGILVTGPVTKNMKEGLVKTYEAVAEPRIVIAIGACAASGGIFRGSHAVEDGVGGTVPVDLYIPGCPPHPLSILYGIVAFFGRYPGRVPAGAAEP